The Populus alba chromosome 6, ASM523922v2, whole genome shotgun sequence genomic interval GACCTCGTGCAGCATCTATCGCAATCTTCAGCCTTATGTCCCATGAAAGAGGTGGAAAGCGCTCTGCGAACATGGAAAACAAGTAGGAAATGAAGATTTAGATGTGCATAATAATTCCAGTTCtgcaaaatgttaaaatttcCAAGCAGTGGTAAATGTCTTTTACTTCCAAAGAGATGGAAATCCAAGCTTCCTTTTTTCATGAACTCATAGACAAGGACGCAATCTCCACCTTCCAAACAATATCCCACTAGCTTTACTAGGTTCGGATGAGAATGCAATCCTAAGAAATACACCTCTGCCTGCACCAACACATGGAAAAGTAATTAAGCAAACAGCTTATAATGCCTAAAAGAAAGAACTATCCCCCAAAACTCTCGTAACCACCTCAAAAGACAACTTGGCATAATATATGAAATCTCAAATATCATGGAATTTTCAGTTCACTTATGTGAAGTTAACAGACAGAATTTTTAGAAACATAACTTGAGTCAGTCCCaagtcattttaaatatttacagGGGATAAGTATTAAAAAGGAGCTTTGAACTAACATTCCTCTTCCAAGAGAGATCTTGCAAGGCTGAGCAAAGAAAGAATATAGTTATCTTCAAACACAACAAAGAACAGTACGACTGTATGAAAGATAGTGAATACAACATTTGAAAATCCATATACCTTCCACTCGTTAAATCCTTGTGTGCTGTAAGAACTCAATTTCTTGACAGCAACGGCTGTCTTCTTTATACCCCTTGGAGGCAACTTCTCCTTGAGCCAACCTTTATAGACGTTGCCAAAACCTCCAGTTCCCAGTAGCAAATCGGATCTAAAATGATATGTTGCAGCTCTTAGTTGTGCCATTGTGAAAACTCTCAAGTTGGTAGCGCTTTGCCCATTTGGTAAAGTCCCATCGCCACTTCCAGTTGCATCTGAGAATTGGCTGCTCTCAGGGATATTTTTACCCCAAATAGCTGTGAAGCTGCTACTTGGTTGAGATATCCAAGTTGTAATACTGGTGCTTATCATAGACAACCACCTACTGTTGTCAGAGTCATCGCCACCTACAAAAGATGTATTACCATTGCATAAGCAAACGAAACTCATATAATCAGAAAATCGCAACCAATATTTTCCAaatttgaaacaataaaaagtgGAGCGCCAACAAGTCCCCAATGATTTGACCATTTTTGCACTCAGATAGCAGAGttctattttttccttttctttttctttctgccACTTAAGCAACTAGAGTTGCATTCCATTAGTAATGCTCTTAACTCCTTTAAATATGTCCTGAGATTGCGTTCAGCGACACAATGGAGAAGGCAAAAAAGATGCCACCTTTGCAATGCTTCAAGGGTTGGACACAATTAGCAATGACAATGGGggtcttttatattttagcatgataaaagtttttgtaaaacaatacaggttaataaattattaggaaaatagtataattttaaaataaccgCTACTAAGAATAATGGTTATACATAACCGGTGATTGTTtcgaaagttattttttatttaaattaattaacaaatacaaaagTTAATCCAAAATTTTATGAAGATCCAACAGTTAAGAAATGACATTTAAAATCTAAcaaccaagaaagaaaaaggagataAAGTGATTTGGTGGAAGagagagatgaagaagaaaaaaaaaagatagaaaaaataggTCATTGTGAACATAATGAGACTCCAACTTTTAAACACCtagtattattaaaaagatcTTGACAAGATGATTTTAACATCACTTTGAAAGATCACAAAACAAGTTCATAATTAACCCCGAACAAAACTCCTAACCAATTACAACTCATTTGGTGGTCTTTTACAGTGTTGTTAGAATCATCTCATCTAGATTTTTCTAAAGTTACCGAGTGTATCGGAAACAGAATTATAATTAATCCCGAACAAAATCCCAACAAAACCCCAACAAGATGTTAGAATCAAACAAGTTATTACAATATTTTGAAAGACCACCAAATAAGtttataattaatctaaaaaaaaatccctaaccAATTACAATTcgtttaatagttttttaaggTGTTACTAGAATTATCctattaaaatttttctaaaaatatcaaaaatatcaGAAATAGAGTCTTAGCATGTCTCCCAGaactcattatttcttttcctttttatctttaCTATTTTTCTATTCTATCATGTCATCCcatctcctctctctttcttgatTATTGAATTACATTTTGAACACGGCTAAATAACAACTATTGCCTATAATTAgtgtacaaaaataatatttaaaaatatagatatgttcacaatatattatttttcaaatatttttttaaactatatcaTTCTCCATAGTACTATTTTATGGAActctgttttataaaaataaaaaattattccaaaagGCAATAACGGCTGTAAAAGAGTGAAGGGGCACCGACAAGAAAGACTTGATCACAGCCACAAACATGAGATAAGCAAACGATACGttataaattaaaccaaaactgAGGATTCTATCAAACCAAGTCAGATTTCAGAAGCTCAAGAGCAAAACCAAACGAAACCCAATTCGAAACAttcaatgaataataaaattaatgtaagaAAAAGTTGAAAATGATTGTGCTGTTACCTGCACTGACATGGTCATTGGTGCTTGGTGTTGGGTCTTGAAATCCTAGGGTTGTTGCTGGTTTATGAGCTAAACAGCTGCAACAAATGCCCATCAATTAACCGTTGCTGTAATCTGTCTCTCCTTTCCCTTCTTGTGGTAATATACTGCAAAGAGTCAGCAAGTAATGCCCTTATATTTTTctgctgtgtgtgtgtgtgtaagagatagagatagagatagagagagagagagagttaaggGGGAGCGCCATCTTTTTGGACTCGGACTTTGAACATGGAAAAGTGGAGCTTGAGTGTCAGTCGTCATCAGGTGGCAATGcagtattgtttttatttcgTCCTTCTATTGTTTATAATATAGTTCCGGTACTATTTCTTGTTATTCAATTTATCACCATCTCTCATGATCGTCAAGAATGATAACAGAGTGGTGTGATACTGTTAATGGTTGCGATTATTTCAGAAATCGACACGACAGTGGTGTTTGTTTCTGTGCATTGATGATTTGTTCAGTACTGACTAgattaaggatatttttttcaGCCGACCAAGCCCATCACTGAATCTGGTCATGGGCTAAGAGAATTTGTAGTGGATTATTAAGACATCTGATCCAGTCAAACACTAGCTTTGATTCTAAAAGAAGTATACATAAAGCAACTTTATTAAGCCTACGCTAAACCAAGTCCATGCTTGGCCCACCTCATCAACCAATCCGAGTTAATGTGGAGTACTAGATATACAAGACTTTTAAACAAaacctatcaaatttgataaatgcTAGTGAtggaatcaagaaaaatatacaaGGATAATTTCTCTAAACTTTTTAGTGTGTTGGGTTAGCATGCGTCGATATTAACACGTCTTAGTAGAGACACAGTAGGTCTAGTCAAAGCTAAATCTAAGAGCTGACTGGGTCTGGCTAGCACCAAACCCAACAACCGCCAAGCCTCTAGCATACTGGGTCTAGCAAGTACTGTGAAGCTAGCGGGACGTGCCTaacaaatattttctaaaagtgTCGAGCCCGGGGATTTTTTTCATAACAACTCGAGCATGTAGTAGAGACGCGGTGGGTCTAGTCAAAGCCAAATCTAAGAGCTGATTGGGTCTGGCTAGCACCAAACCCAACCACCGCCAAGCCTCTAGTGGGTCTAGTGCTGTGAAGCTAGTGGGACGTGCCTAACGAATATTTTCTAAAAGTGTCGAGCCCAGGGATTTTTGTCATAACAACCCGAGCATGATCGAATTTGCTACACCCATGAATTCAAACACAGTTCTTAAATATAACaccattaattatatatatttttacataaaatattagagAATTGATTTCTAAACAAACATGCTTAATTAAACATGTTTACACTTCGCCAACACTATTAGGTGTGTTAAGGTCTTTCATGGTCTACCGTGCATCTAATTTTTAGGTGGATAAAATGAGCGaaatataactcaaaatatcataaatatgaaATTACACTTCAGTCTCTTCTCTCCACATAAAACAAGACTTATAGGTTATAAATACACCATCAGACCTTCAgaacaaatattaataattttcaaagcatctctctctagaatattattatattttctctctttaaaaaaaaaaatacttatttaaacaTCGGAGAGTCTCCACCTCTATCAAAGAAGATCTTTTGCAAATACTAGTCAGAAGCTGCTTTGGCCTATCAAACACCAAGTATAAGCTACCAACTACCTTAGTTAGAGAAAATGAATGAAATTGTTAGAATCAATTGATTAACCGATTATCCAACTTGGAAGCTCTTTTCCTAGACTAGGATTTGTGGGACTTCGTCACCTAGTTAGATGGTTAGGCCATCGGATTAATTAGTGACTcttgcttttaaaattatttattgttcgaaaacattaaattaatatttttagattatttttttatgattttaacataCTGATatacaaaatcaacaaattattttcatgtactttctatacatttttttttaaaaaaaaaactatatactaTATTACCAAATACACACTAATAATTGGTAATGTTGTTcttacaaaaatgaaaaataattgtacCTTATAGAATTTGAGTAGGGTACCTCCATCTTAAATTACCATGTGCATACGATCCAATTCATTAAAAGCTTGGTACCAAcacttcaatttcttcctcTCTGCCTTTACCATTAATGTTTTTGAGAAAGGGAATAGCAgtaattatttcatcaaaagATACATCttcaatcaatattttaaaaacatagtgCACACAGCACACTCATTTAATGAGAATAAGAGTTTGAATTTtagctaaaattaattaaggtatatatatagttggatccagatatttatattaataataaaaaaaaaaattgacctgatCGACTAATTTAGAACGTCTCTTTATGaattctctttatatatatatatataaacatcttTAAGAGTTTGgattcttcattttcttcattttctaatCGCATTTAACAACCGCCACGTTTACCTTTTCAGATTCAACAAGGGCGTGTGCTGAAGTCATCAATGAATGGCCACATTTACCTTTTTGCACTCAAGAAAATTCTGTTTTGTATTGGAAAAGGAATTTACAGAGCTTGAATAGAAATCCAAACAGGGTGCACCTATATTATAGATATAAAACCGTTAGGTTTTCACCTCGGACCTATATCGAtccggttttaaaaaagttaaaaaattaatctaataaaatcTCAAGTTaacttattgatttttataactcgtggatttttattttaaaaatattatcaaaaaaatcagttgttttaataaatttttttaaaaagatttagatCAACCAGGAATGATAGGGACCTGGGTCAATTGATGTATTTATCCCTTGCTTACATAGCCTAGTAAagtgttgtttatttttgtgtttgtgatTGTATTAgtgctagttttaaaaatatatttattgtaaaaattattaaattgatatttttaatattttttattattttaatatattaatgttaaaaattttaaaataattattttaatatattttcaattaaaaaacaccatTTACCACAATATATATCAAACACTAAGAAAATGTTTGAGATTATAacacaagttaatttttaaaataatttttttacttaaaaatatatcaaaataatttttttgatattaatatatcaaacctattgaaatattttttttaaaaatattaatttaatattttatttaaaccaaaaatatttttaaaaaacaactaaaaaattttaaataaacattcaAAAATTGCCCATCAGCATCATAATTCTCTACTGTCCTAGCTATACATGTAGATTAGCTCAGAATTCATAGTGGTCCAATTAAACTGGCCATGTCAGTCAAGTCAATGACCGTGAAGCAGTGCTTGCAAGTTGCAAACACCAAATGGTCAGCAACTAACTAATTAGAGGTTCATCAAAGCTTGTAAATCAGTACACGATCTAGCaggagaataaaattgagaaacaaTGGTTTCAAACTAATAATTGATTTCCATTTACATTTTACACCATGTTATTCTTCTCATGACagtttgaacttgaaaaaaaaaagaaaggcaatTTGAAGTGAACAGTAGTAATACAAGTAATAGCCAATTCACCTTCCATCATCCCCTTCCCTTCAAGACTCCAGTCTTGAATCTTCTCatgaaccaagaaaaaaaatcgatagAAGCTATAGAACAAcagcaagaacaagaaaaagacTAGCTAAAATGATTACGTACAGGATTTATAATATGTGTTTAAGCTGTTCTGATCTTCTTGGAATTAGATGCTGTGAACACCATACAAACCGAATCTAAATCATGTACTGGGATTTTAAAGAACCCTTGTGGAGGAGGACTCGATTTCCTCTTAGGAGGCCTAGGTTTCTTCGGAGCTGGAGGGCACACCAGTGGTGACTTCAAAACATGAGCTGGTGACTTTGGTGTGCTAGGACTTCTACACTCTTGATCATCTTCATCAAAACCTAGATTCTCCTTTGCATCTGCTTCCTTGGCTTCACAGAGCTTTGCTCCAAGACTAGCACTAGTACCGCATCCTCTTGCGGCGGAAACTGTTCTTATTGGTGTAACTGGCCGGAATTCTGCTGAAACTTCAAGACCCATTAGCCACTAAGCCTAAAAGAGTACAAATCTTTCAAATCAAAAGGAAATTCAAGAAAGTGCAAATGGGGTCACAGGAAAAGGAAATTGAGAGCCAAGAAACGTTTATGGGAGACGGAATTGAGATGTAGAGAGGGGGGGCagggaagaaagaagaagcgtGCTATAAAGGCAATTAAGAGGATGATGATGTGTTGTGATGTAATGTGGAGAGTAGTGATGGGGAATGATGAAGACGAATACCCGCAAGAGCTGGGAGAGTAGCAAAAGAGGACAAGCAACATTTAAGACAAATAAAGTTAGGGAAGGAAGTAAGAGATAACACAAATAGTTAGCGTGTGGGAGTGAGTTGAGTTTTAAGGGATAAAGAAACGCAGCCTTTTCACTGACAGATTGGCACAGTTTGCACATCTAGCTCTCATTGCACTTCTCCCCATGTGATGGGTTCTCTACCAAAATACCCGGGCTCTTACTCGCATCTTTTCGACCTCATCCCACATGTTTGATGGTGCTTTTGGTCCCTCCGTTCTTAACTTCTTCCGGTTCGGTCCCATTCACCTTGATTTGTCCTAATTTCATCCACCTACTCTCCGTTGTTACTTCACCTAACTTGGGAGTTACTTTCCATGagtaataaagaaaaagatgaaaatacttGGTTCAAAAGATTGAGAGAAAGATATtgattaagaatatatataaaggagGTAAGTTTGTCAGATCTAATATGGATTGTACATTGCATGGTTATTGGAGTTAAAACCCCTCCAGAGATTACATCACGTCATGATTTCTCTAGGAAATTAAAGAGACTAAGTTTATCCTtgcaaacaactttatttgctaTTCTCATCTAATCTTTTTGCTAAATACGAAGATAAAATGGCTATCAAATGGCTGCTGATTGCTAAATACTAATCTTTCAGAAACCAGGAGCTTGTCTCGCAGAGGGTAAAACTGAGAGGAGGAAGGTCCTTTACATCTTCGGTTTTGAACCTTTTCATGTATGAAATGAACATCAACTCTTGCATGCTTAATGCGGGCAAGAAACAATGAATTTGAAGCAAGAAAGATATGTAGCTCCAGGATCATCACAATGAATATTAGGAGGAAAATTAAGATATGGAGATGCGTAAATCTTTAAGAGCCATTTGAATCCAGTAAAATTCAGTTGTGCTCGTTGCAAGAGCACAATATTATGTCTCTCTACTGGATCTGGAAACAACCGATTGCTTCTTAGCACACCACAACACCAAGCAAGGACTAAAAAGACTTCATATCCAGTAGTCGATTTGtgatcatcaaaaaaaaaaaaaaaacacgtgtaTAGTACAACCCCATGATCTATTGTGCCCTTCAAGTGGCCTAAAACACGTTTGGCTTGATGACGAAGATGCAGTGGTGTGGGACAATGAAGATATTGGTTATTAATTagagtattttgtttttgctggaTTCTCTTTTCTACTAGATCTATGAGGATGATCCATAATTTTTGGATTCAGCCAAGCACGAGTTGTTAGACCATCATTTTCGAGCTTAGTCAAGCACGAGAgccatgtttctttttctttactataAGAATCTTTAACTCCATGATTAGattataagttaaaaatattttatttcttaactaGTCATGGATGTTTTTACTCAAAGAGTcaaagatattttataaatattttggccctttatctaaaaaaaaaaaaaacaagccacaTGGATTATAAAAGAGACCATGAAAATCTTTAAAgggcaagtttaattttttttccccactcCCTATTGCATGTGTATTCTTATTATAGTATATTATTAAatgcttgtatatatatttaggaaatgtttattgtttttatgttgtaaTCTCTATATTAACTTTTATACATTACCCCTATATATAAATACGAAAAGTTGACTAACTAATAGGTTAAGTCTCATGTTATTCTCAACTTCATATCAGAGTTATTACactttaaaactcttttttcttctctccattGAACTCttcatctcaacctaatatgTATAGACTTCTTCTTCACCTTCTGCTTTGGACTTTTCTCTTGATGTTGCCGTATAACCCTTCCTATGATTGTTGTCGTGAATCCTtagtattttttcttctccctccgCTTTGGACTCTTCTCTTGTTGTTGCCGTATAACTCTTCCCTACTATTGTTGTTGTGACTTTTGTCATCATAGAGGCTTTAATTGCAAACATTATTTCCCTCATTAATGTTatagaatcatctcaacccaatagtttaagttgttaggtgaggtctcagGATCTTAATTTTATAGGGATCAGGCACCAGCCACCAACCATTTTGAATAGGAAAAGTTAATCAAATTACCAAAACCAAGAGATTTATTGATTATCTACGACATAAGCCTTGGCCGACAACCGTTAAGGAAAAATATAAACCTCATTAATTGCCATAACTAATTCATGGAGtagaaaattttaagatgaGTAAGGATGCAATATTGTAAAGCCCCTCGTAATTTGATGATACTTAGTTATATCTTCAAGAGGATTCCCTGAGAAAAATAGGAGTTTGCCACCACCCACAACATATGAAGGAGTGTAAGGTTTGGCTCCAAGCATTTTAGCATAATGTAGCACATCAAGGATGTACTTACTTTGCCAAAGGTGGAAGCTATGAGAGTCTTAACACACTtgaattccaattaaaaaagtaaGAAGAGCCAAAACCTTTTCCCATGTTACCCCTAATATGTTAtaaagcatagttattaaaccgaCGGGTCGGGTTTAATATGTGCAAcagcccggccaaacccgggtGACCGGTGGGTCGACCCGCAAACccggcgtttttttttttaaatatgagataaaaaaaattggtttaaatatttcaacttaaaatgataacatagtatcttgtGGGGTTTAAAACCCTTTCAtgtatatactctatgtttacatgaaaaaatcatgtttttttcaatgtgggatttgaaacccattagtagttcccaaggaaaaaatacaatatgggataaaaaaccttttgtttaaatacttcaacttaaagtgATAACATaggtgggatttgaagccctttcatatatataatgttcccatgaaaaaagttatgttttttcaatgtgggatttgaaacccattagtatatatactctatgttccaaggaaaaattcatgttttttcaatgtgggataaaaaaccttttggtttaaatacttcaacttaaagggataacatagtatcttttcaaagtggggtttaaagccctttcatatatatactctatgtttacatgaaaaaaatcatgttttttcaatatgagatttgaaacccattggtatatatactctatgttcccatgaaaaaagttatgtttttcaatgtgggataaaaacatagagtatatatatgaaagggcttcaaatcccacattgaaaagatattatgttatccttttaagttgaagtatttaaaccaaaatgtttttttatccacattgaaaaaacatgattttttccttgggaacatagagtatatatacaatgggtttcaaatcccacattgaaaaaacatgattttttcatgtaaacatagagtatatatatgaaagggctttaaaccctactttgaaaagatactatgttatccctttaagttgaagtatttaaaccaaaaggttttttatcccacattgaaaaaacatgatttttttgggaacatagagtatatataccaatgggtttcaaatcccacattgaaaagacataattttttcatgtaaacatagagtatatatacgaaagggctttaaaccccactttgaaaagatactatgttatcattttaagttgaaatatttaaattaatttttttatctcatattttacatggattttttcatataaaatatatatttttttaatcaacccgGATAATCCGGGTTGACCCATAAAACCCGAGACCCGGCCCCTTGGCCGGGTCAACccccgggccgggtttaataactatgttatAAAGTCATTTGATTTGAATGCTACATGAAGAATAtaagccagaaaaaaaaaatgaaggccTAGGATATAAAAGAACATAGCATGAGTGATTTGACATATGTTGATTTCTACATATCCACTCATGTActatatctaaatttttttggttcaCCCCATCATTTCCTACTTGTTCGATTGTTGCTGAGCAATATTTAAACATTAAACAAGCCTTCTCAGAAGGTAATATAATGTGgttgattttctctcttttgcaATCAGTTTTGTTATAGCTTTTGTTAATTGCCCACCCCAATGCAAACTCTGCATGAAGTTTAGTATCTCTGAATAATCTTTTCCATGAACTTGTTCAAAGCCTTTGGCGACCAACTCTTAGGACGATCAAGTCTCCCatcttattttatgtttatataccCAATTAGTGTTACTGATATGGTGGTCAAGAGGATAGGGACAAAGAGTCCAAGTGTTATTTTGAATCAACACAGCATGCTCATAATCGATGGCAGCTCTCTATTCTTCATAAATTATTGCTTGGGAAAAGGTTTTTGGTTCAGATAAAAAGACGGTGGTGTTAAGAGCAAGGGTTAGATATCTTGTTTGGTAATGGAAGATGTTGCCAAGAAAGGACTTTAGGCGTAGAACGCCCATTTAGGAACTAATACCAAGAAAGTTTGTGTACTTGGTTTCGAAAATTATGAAGATTACTtatgagaattatttttaaaataattgttctGCATAAAAATTACCAAAGGTTTTATATgaatgtttataatttttagttttatatgatGCTctgttaaaattttgatttttgaaaaataaatttcaaattaaagatAAAGAGACGTTGGCCAAcgtttatgtaaaaaaaaaatattttagctatTCAAATAGTACGTTGTTGGAGGCTTggagcaattaaaataaaagaaagtagCTAAAAtgacagttttttattttgtctttagaTTTGTCTCCTGCGATGGAGTTGCTCTCCAAGAGAATccaagaaggaaagaaaacaattacaataaaaacTAGAATGGTAAAATGGTGGAATTCATTCTGCACGTCACGGGAGGTTCTAAGAAAACTCTCCAATGGCTGTTGATTGTGCGGAACTGCCATCAAGGTGTTACATACTGGTTTACTGCTTCGTTAACAGTTTCTTCAAAATTGATGTCATGTTTTGTCAGCAGTTGCCTTCAATGGCAGGATTTAACACCGTGATTGACGAAGACACGTCGAGATGATACGACGACAGATTAATAGAAGTAATGCAACCAAACTAAGAGAACATAGATATTAGAAGGACGAAATGCGCCTTCATCACACAAGAACATGGCACAGATGGCTactgctttgttttgttttgctgctGTCGCTGTCTGCCCATGTTAGTTCCCTCACGTTAGCTTTCATCCATTCGTTCATGTTCTctggtattaaaaaaacacagggCAAGGCCGTGTTATCTTCAATCaagatattaaattgttttactttttcaCCTCTTGGCAGTTAATTAAGAGTGTTATTATTGATCCCAGCAACCCCCCCTGCTAGCTTCTTGTACAATATTCTCCAGCCAATCATCAATGGATTCCTGACATGTTTGAAACATTCGTATACACAGAGATCATGAACTTGCAAAACATATAGCCTCAGTTTCTACAACTTAAATCATGATCCAAGCGCAGCCCTTgagaagaaattaaatgaattgtAGGTCTACATATTCTTTCGGCACTCATatttcactatatatatatatatatatagtgtgaATGATTATCGTATCTTTTccaatcataattataacacaGGACCCctctttttattgataaatcaattattttagctATAAGAATCTTGGAAATTGAAGGGAAGGAGTGAAATTTGAAATTACATGTTTTGCACGAAACATTCTGAAGAAAAATGGAATATATTTCTTAAGAACTACATATGACACGTGAATTAGCTAGCCTCAGCCATGATACATGAACTTCAGACAGCTGATTTTTGTCATGAAATTAATTAccaaaagagagggagaggtaAGATTTACATTATATCTCATGATATCTTCATTGCCTTCAGAGAAACCCATCATAGTGAAGATGAAAAGGACGGTTGCTTGAGATCcaaacctaataataataataataataatctggTGGAGGTGAGAGACAAAAGCTGTTGGGATCACATGACAAATCTTATTGATTATCTTTGGTGGGATATGATGCAGTGGTTAATACATGACAAATCACGGGGCTAATTtagtaaatataattattatcagtCGACAATCAGCCAAGACACGTGAAAGAACCCTTTTGGAACCTTTGCTTCTCGAGGATTCGAGGAAGAGGAATCCCAACAAATATTGCAAGTATTCTGGCTATATAATTAAGAGAGatttaaatctaattaagtATTTGTAATTACTATTTTATGATAAATCCTCGTGTATTAATTTAATctctttagataaaaaataaaataaaatagtgtagCATGAGTGTAATGATTTCCCGAAGAAATTAATaccttgtttatcttttttatctttttttcctttttaagaaTGGATTTTGATGCAATCAATTTTGCCAT includes:
- the LOC118033583 gene encoding probable serine/threonine-protein kinase PIX13; amino-acid sequence: MGICCSCLAHKPATTLGFQDPTPSTNDHVSAGGDDSDNSRWLSMISTSITTWISQPSSSFTAIWGKNIPESSQFSDATGSGDGTLPNGQSATNLRVFTMAQLRAATYHFRSDLLLGTGGFGNVYKGWLKEKLPPRGIKKTAVAVKKLSSYSTQGFNEWKAEVYFLGLHSHPNLVKLVGYCLEGGDCVLVYEFMKKGSLDFHLFGKRFPPLSWDIRLKIAIDAARGLAYLHTLEKPVIYRDFKSSNILLDEFYNARLADFGLSFWGPLIDSVHVNTRITGTKGCIDPQYLATGNLHVKSDVYGFGVLVIEMLTGLRAFDMKRPSGKQILVDWVKPCLKNRRKLRKIMDSRLEGKYPPGEASQIAHLAIKCLQIDTRFRPSMTEIAETLEQIDAIHMRLGDRKILSGQHSC